A genomic region of Mus pahari chromosome 22, PAHARI_EIJ_v1.1, whole genome shotgun sequence contains the following coding sequences:
- the Galt gene encoding galactose-1-phosphate uridylyltransferase isoform X1 translates to MLSREVVPTQCAGESSKQPGEVSSRGLLSHSGAGPEQRQQASEADAMAETFRASEHQHIRYNPLQDEWVLVSAHRMKRPWQGQVEPQLLKTVPRHDPLNPLCPGATRANGEVNPPYDGTFLFDNDFPALQPDAPDPGPSDHPLFRAEAARGVCKVMCFHPWSDVTLPLMSVPEIRAVIDAWASVTEELGAQYPWVQIFENKGAMMGCSNPHPHCQVWASSFLPDVAQREERSQQTYYSQHGKPLLLEYGHQELLRKERLVLTSEHWIVLVPFWAVWPFQTLLLPRRHVRRLPELTPAERDDLASIMKKLLIKYDNLFETSFPYSMGWHGAPTGLKTGATCDHWQLHAHYYPPLLRSATVRKFMVGYEMLAQAQRDLTPEQAAERLRALPEVHYCLAQKDKETAAIA, encoded by the exons ATGCTCTCCAGAGAAGTAGTTCCAACCCAATGTGCAGGAGAATCATCAAAACAACCTGGGGAA GTCAGTTCTCGTGGCCTCCTGTCGCACAGCGGAGCCGGTCCTGAGCAGCGCCAGCAGGCTTCAGAGGCGGACGCCATGGCGGAGACCTTCCGGGCGAGCG AACACCAGCATATACGCTACAACCCGCTCCAGGACGAGTGGGTGTTAGTGTCAGCCCATCGCATGAAGCGGCCCTGGCAAGGACAAGTGGAGCCCCAGCTTCTGAAGACGGTGCCCCGCCACGACCCACTCAACCCTCTGTGTCCCGGGGCCACACGAGCTAATGGGGAG GTGAATCCCCCCTATGATGGCACCTTCCTGTTTGACAATGACTTCCCGGCTCTGCAGCCCGATGCTCCGGATCCAG GACCCAGTGACCACCCTCTCTTCCGAGCAGAGGCCGCCAGAGGAGTTTG TAAGGTCATGTGCTTCCACCCCTGGTCGGATGTGACGCTGCCACTCATGTCTGTCCCTGAGATCCGAGCTGTCATCGATGCATGGGCCTCAGTCACAGAGGAGCTGGGTGCCCAGTACCCTTGGGTGCAG ATCTTTGAAAACAAAGGAGCCATGATGGGCTGTTCTAACCCCCATCCCCACTGCCAG GTTTGGGCTAGCAGTTTCCTGCCAGATGTCGCCCAGCGTGAGGAGCGATCCCAGCAGACCTATTACAGCCAGCATGGAAAACCTTTGTTATTGGAATATGGTCACCAAGAGCTCCTCAGGAAG GAACGTCTAGTCCTAACCAGTGAGCACTGGATAGTTCTGGTCCCCTTCTGGGCAGTGTGGCCTTTCCAGACACTTCTGCTGCCCCGGCGGCATGTGCGGCGGCTACCTGAGCTGACCCCCGCTGAGCGTGATG ATCTAGCCTCCATCATGAAGAAGCTCTTGATCAAGTATGACAACCTATTTGAGACATCCTTTCCCTACTCCATGGGCTGGCATG GGGCTCCCACGGGATTAAAGACTGGAGCCACCTGTGACCACTGGCAGCTCCACGCCCACTACTACCCCCCACTCCTGCGATCCGCTACTGTCCGGAAGTTCATGGTCGGCTATGAAATGCTTGCCCAGGCCCAGCGTGACCTCACTCCCGAACAG GCTGCAGAAAGATTAAGGGCGCTTCCCGAGGTACACTATTGCCTGGCGCAGAAAGACAAGGAAACGGCAGCCATCGCTTGA
- the Galt gene encoding galactose-1-phosphate uridylyltransferase isoform X2: MCFHPWSDVTLPLMSVPEIRAVIDAWASVTEELGAQYPWVQIFENKGAMMGCSNPHPHCQVWASSFLPDVAQREERSQQTYYSQHGKPLLLEYGHQELLRKERLVLTSEHWIVLVPFWAVWPFQTLLLPRRHVRRLPELTPAERDDLASIMKKLLIKYDNLFETSFPYSMGWHGAPTGLKTGATCDHWQLHAHYYPPLLRSATVRKFMVGYEMLAQAQRDLTPEQAAERLRALPEVHYCLAQKDKETAAIA; encoded by the exons ATGTGCTTCCACCCCTGGTCGGATGTGACGCTGCCACTCATGTCTGTCCCTGAGATCCGAGCTGTCATCGATGCATGGGCCTCAGTCACAGAGGAGCTGGGTGCCCAGTACCCTTGGGTGCAG ATCTTTGAAAACAAAGGAGCCATGATGGGCTGTTCTAACCCCCATCCCCACTGCCAG GTTTGGGCTAGCAGTTTCCTGCCAGATGTCGCCCAGCGTGAGGAGCGATCCCAGCAGACCTATTACAGCCAGCATGGAAAACCTTTGTTATTGGAATATGGTCACCAAGAGCTCCTCAGGAAG GAACGTCTAGTCCTAACCAGTGAGCACTGGATAGTTCTGGTCCCCTTCTGGGCAGTGTGGCCTTTCCAGACACTTCTGCTGCCCCGGCGGCATGTGCGGCGGCTACCTGAGCTGACCCCCGCTGAGCGTGATG ATCTAGCCTCCATCATGAAGAAGCTCTTGATCAAGTATGACAACCTATTTGAGACATCCTTTCCCTACTCCATGGGCTGGCATG GGGCTCCCACGGGATTAAAGACTGGAGCCACCTGTGACCACTGGCAGCTCCACGCCCACTACTACCCCCCACTCCTGCGATCCGCTACTGTCCGGAAGTTCATGGTCGGCTATGAAATGCTTGCCCAGGCCCAGCGTGACCTCACTCCCGAACAG GCTGCAGAAAGATTAAGGGCGCTTCCCGAGGTACACTATTGCCTGGCGCAGAAAGACAAGGAAACGGCAGCCATCGCTTGA
- the Galt gene encoding galactose-1-phosphate uridylyltransferase isoform X3: MMGCSNPHPHCQVWASSFLPDVAQREERSQQTYYSQHGKPLLLEYGHQELLRKERLVLTSEHWIVLVPFWAVWPFQTLLLPRRHVRRLPELTPAERDDLASIMKKLLIKYDNLFETSFPYSMGWHGAPTGLKTGATCDHWQLHAHYYPPLLRSATVRKFMVGYEMLAQAQRDLTPEQAAERLRALPEVHYCLAQKDKETAAIA; the protein is encoded by the exons ATGATGGGCTGTTCTAACCCCCATCCCCACTGCCAG GTTTGGGCTAGCAGTTTCCTGCCAGATGTCGCCCAGCGTGAGGAGCGATCCCAGCAGACCTATTACAGCCAGCATGGAAAACCTTTGTTATTGGAATATGGTCACCAAGAGCTCCTCAGGAAG GAACGTCTAGTCCTAACCAGTGAGCACTGGATAGTTCTGGTCCCCTTCTGGGCAGTGTGGCCTTTCCAGACACTTCTGCTGCCCCGGCGGCATGTGCGGCGGCTACCTGAGCTGACCCCCGCTGAGCGTGATG ATCTAGCCTCCATCATGAAGAAGCTCTTGATCAAGTATGACAACCTATTTGAGACATCCTTTCCCTACTCCATGGGCTGGCATG GGGCTCCCACGGGATTAAAGACTGGAGCCACCTGTGACCACTGGCAGCTCCACGCCCACTACTACCCCCCACTCCTGCGATCCGCTACTGTCCGGAAGTTCATGGTCGGCTATGAAATGCTTGCCCAGGCCCAGCGTGACCTCACTCCCGAACAG GCTGCAGAAAGATTAAGGGCGCTTCCCGAGGTACACTATTGCCTGGCGCAGAAAGACAAGGAAACGGCAGCCATCGCTTGA
- the Il11ra gene encoding interleukin-11 receptor subunit alpha, with translation MGQEPPLLHLSRAIGAGRSRPHRRSSALEGAEAGAEGEGGGRWRRLPQKMSSSCSGLTRVLVAVATALVSSSSPCPQAWGPPGVQYGQPGRPVMLCCPGVSAGTPVSWFRDGDSRLLQGPDSGLGHRLVLAQVDSPDEGTYVCQTPDGVSGGMVTLKLGFPPARPEVSCQAVDYENFSCTWSPGQVSGLPTRYLTSYRKKSLPGAERQRESPSTGPWPCPQDPLEASRCVVHGAEFWSEYRINVTEVNPLGASTCLLDVRLQSILRPDPPQGLRVESVPGYPRRLHASWTYPASWRRQPHFLLKFRLQYRPAQHPAWSTVEPIGLEEVITDAVAGLPHAVRVSARDFLDAGTWSAWSPEAWGTPSTGPLQDEIPDWSQGHEQQLEAGVAQEDSPAPPRPSLQPDPRPLDHRDPLEQVAVLTSLGIFSCLGLAVGALALGLWLRLRRSGKDGPQKPGFLAPMIPVEKLPGIPNLQRTPENFS, from the exons ATGGGCCAAGAGCCCCCCCTGCTTCACCTCTCTCGTGCTATTGGCGCTGGGAGGAGCCGCCCCCACCGCCGGAGCTCAGCACTGGAGGGAGCGGAGGCCGGGGCAGAGGGTGAGGGCGGAGGGCGCTGGCGGCGGCTGCCGCAGAAG ATGAGCAGCAGCTGCTCAGGGCTGACCAGGGTCCTGGTGGCCGTGGCTACAGCCCTggtgtcttcctcctccccctgcccccaagctTGGGGTCCTCCAG GGGTCCAGTATGGACAGCCTGGCAGGCCCGTGATGCTGTGCTGCCCCGGAGTGAGTGCTGG gaCTCCAGTGTCCTGGTTTCGGGATGGAGATTCAAGGCTGCTCCAGGGACCTGACTCTGGACTAGGACACAGACTGGTCTTGGCCCAGGTGGACAGCCCTGACGAAGGCACTTACGTCTGCCAGACCCCGGATGGTGTATCGGGGGGCATGGTGACCCTGAAGCTGGGCT TCCCCCCGGCCCGTCCTGAGGTCTCCTGCCAGGCAGTAGACTATGAAAACTTCTCCTGTACTTGGAGTCCAGGCCAGGTCAGCGGTTTGCCCACCCGCTACCTTACTTCCTAcag GAAGAAGTCGCTGCCAGGGGCTGAGCGTCAGAG GGAAAGTCCATCCACCGGGCCTTGGCCGTGTCCACAGGACCCTCTGGAGGCTTCCCGATGTGTGGTCCATGGGGCAGAGTTCTGGAGTGAGTACCGGATCAATGTGACTGAGGTGAACCCACTGGGTGCCAGCACGTGCCTACTGGATGTGAGATTACAGAGCATCT TGCGTCCTGATCCACCCCAAGGACTGCGGGTGGAATCGGTACCTGGTTACCCGAGACGCCTGCACGCCAGCTGGACATACCCTGCCTCCTGGCGTCGCCAACCCCACTTCCTGCTCAAGTTCCGGTTGCAATACCGTCCAGCACAGCATCCAGCCTGGTCCACG GTGGAGCCCATTGGCTTGGAGGAGGTGATAACAGATGCTGTGGCCGGGCTGCCCCATGCGGTACGAGTCAGTGCCAGGGACTTTCTGGATGCTGGCACGTGGAGCGCCTGGAGCCCAGAGGCTTGGGGTACTCCCAGCACTg GTCCCCTGCAGGACGAGATACCTGATTGGAGCCAAGGACACGAACAGCAGCTAGAGGCAGGAGTAGCTCAGGAGGACAGCCCGGCTCCTCCAAGGCCTTCCTTGCAGCCAGACCCAAGGCCACTTG ATCACAGGGACCCCTTGGAGCAAGTGGCTGTGTTAACATCTCTGGGAATCTTCTCATGCCTTGGCCTGGCTGTTGGAGCCCTGGCACTGGGGCTCTG GCTGAGGTTGAGACGGAGTGGGAAGGATGGACCGCAAAAACCTGGGTTCTTGGCCCCCATGATCCCGGTGGAAAAGCTTCCAG GAATTCCAAACCTGCAGAGGACCCCGGAGAACTTCAGCTGA
- the LOC110338651 gene encoding C-C motif chemokine 27 isoform X2 yields the protein MSPTSQRLSLETPSLPLRSWHPWNKTKQKQEALPLPSSTSCCTQLYRQPLPSRLLRRIVRMELQEADGDCHLQAVILHLARRSVCVHPQNRSLARWFERQGKRLQGTVPSLNLVLQKKMYSHPQQQN from the exons ATGTCTCCAACAAGCCAGAGACTAAGTCTGGAAACCCCCAGCCTCCCACTGAGAAGCTGGCATCCGTGGAACAAGACCAAGCAGAAGCAAGAAG CCTTGCCTCTGCCCTCCAGCACTAGCTGCTGTACTCAGCTCTATAGACAACCACTCCCAAGCAGGCTGCTGAGGAGGATTGTCCGCATGGAACTGCAGGAGGCCGATGGGGACTGTCACCTTCAGGCTGTCAT ACTTCACCTGGCTCGGCGCAGTGTCTGTGTTCATCCCCAGAACCGCAGCCTGGCTCGGTGGTTCGAACGCCAAGGGAAAAGGCTCCAGGGGACTGTACCCAGTTTAAATCTGGTACTACAAAAGAAAATGTACTCGCACCCCCAACAGCAAAACTAA
- the LOC110338651 gene encoding C-C motif chemokine 27 isoform X4, with protein sequence MEGLSPTSSLLLLLLLLSPAPEAALPLPSSTSCCTQLYRQPLPSRLLRRIVRMELQEADGDCHLQAVILHLARRSVCVHPQNRSLARWFERQGKRLQGTVPSLNLVLQKKMYSHPQQQN encoded by the exons ATGGAGGGGCTCTCCCCCACCAGCAGCCTCCTGCTGTTACTGTTGCTTCTGAGCCCAGCTCCTGAAGCAG CCTTGCCTCTGCCCTCCAGCACTAGCTGCTGTACTCAGCTCTATAGACAACCACTCCCAAGCAGGCTGCTGAGGAGGATTGTCCGCATGGAACTGCAGGAGGCCGATGGGGACTGTCACCTTCAGGCTGTCAT ACTTCACCTGGCTCGGCGCAGTGTCTGTGTTCATCCCCAGAACCGCAGCCTGGCTCGGTGGTTCGAACGCCAAGGGAAAAGGCTCCAGGGGACTGTACCCAGTTTAAATCTGGTACTACAAAAGAAAATGTACTCGCACCCCCAACAGCAAAACTAA
- the LOC110338651 gene encoding C-C motif chemokine 27 isoform X1 has protein sequence MSRLRRYEVALEAEEEIYWGCFYFFPWLRMWRRERSPMSPTSQRLSLETPSLPLRSWHPWNKTKQKQEALPLPSSTSCCTQLYRQPLPSRLLRRIVRMELQEADGDCHLQAVILHLARRSVCVHPQNRSLARWFERQGKRLQGTVPSLNLVLQKKMYSHPQQQN, from the exons ATGTCGCGATTGAGGAGATACGAGGTGGCGCTGGAAGCGGAGGAGGA GATCTACTGGGGCTGCTTCTACTTTTTTCCTTGGCTGCGAATGTGGCGCAGGGAGCGGAG TCCGATGTCTCCAACAAGCCAGAGACTAAGTCTGGAAACCCCCAGCCTCCCACTGAGAAGCTGGCATCCGTGGAACAAGACCAAGCAGAAGCAAGAAG CCTTGCCTCTGCCCTCCAGCACTAGCTGCTGTACTCAGCTCTATAGACAACCACTCCCAAGCAGGCTGCTGAGGAGGATTGTCCGCATGGAACTGCAGGAGGCCGATGGGGACTGTCACCTTCAGGCTGTCAT ACTTCACCTGGCTCGGCGCAGTGTCTGTGTTCATCCCCAGAACCGCAGCCTGGCTCGGTGGTTCGAACGCCAAGGGAAAAGGCTCCAGGGGACTGTACCCAGTTTAAATCTGGTACTACAAAAGAAAATGTACTCGCACCCCCAACAGCAAAACTAA
- the LOC110338651 gene encoding uncharacterized protein LOC110338651 isoform X3, with product MSRLRRYEVALEAEEEIYWGCFYFFPWLRMWRRERSSAHPREQKLEPLRGLMSCLSSGLRPAPQRSGRGLLCRTPTAVAQTAGALKI from the exons ATGTCGCGATTGAGGAGATACGAGGTGGCGCTGGAAGCGGAGGAGGA GATCTACTGGGGCTGCTTCTACTTTTTTCCTTGGCTGCGAATGTGGCGCAGGGAGCGGAG CTCGGCGCACCCCCGGGAGCAGAAGCTGGAGCCTCTGCGGGGCCTAATGAGCTGTTTGTCGAGCGGCCTGAGGCCTGCTCCCCAGCGCTCGGGTCGTGGTCTCCTCTGTCGCACCCCCACCGCTGTTGCACAGACAGCCGGTGCATTAAAGATTTAA